One segment of Salvia splendens isolate huo1 chromosome 20, SspV2, whole genome shotgun sequence DNA contains the following:
- the LOC121781797 gene encoding auxin-responsive protein SAUR61-like produces MDGNGESKITSIGQIVRFKAFLKKWQLVALTPKSCATMPSKGGACAATSPKISLRLRNSNLHCESDDESGHSLEMPSDVPKGYLAVYVGPELRRFIIPTSYLGDPLFKVLLEKVEEEFGFDHSGGLTIPCDIETFKYLQQCMENHRKEQACPSNSATGDTSSPDLEE; encoded by the exons ATGGATGGCAATGGGGAAAGCAAGATCACGAGCATCGGGCAAATAGTTAGGTTCAAGGCGTTCCTTAAAAAGTGGCAGCTCGTGGCCCTGACCCCCAAGAGCTGCGCCACAATGCCATCCAAAGGAGGCGCGTGTGCAGCTACCTCGCCCAAGATCAGCTTGAGGTTGAGAAACTCAAACCTGCACTGCGAGTCGGATGATGAGAGCGGCCACAGCCTAGAGATGCCTAGCGACGTTCCCAAAGGCTATCTTGCTGTGTATGTGGGGCCGGAGCTTCGCAGGTTTATCATCCCCACTAGCTATCTGGGCGATCCCTTGTTTAAGGTCTTGCTGGAGAAGGTTGAGGAGGAGTTTGGATTTGATCACAGCGGCGGCCTCACAATCCCTTGCGACATCGAGACGTTTAAGTATCTCCAGCAATGTATGGAAAATCACAGAAAGGAGCAAGCTTGTCCGAGCAATTCAG CCACGGGGGATACCTCATCACCGGATTTAGAGGAGTGA
- the LOC121781114 gene encoding uncharacterized protein LOC121781114 isoform X1, translated as MSNMTTKPDFAQKLLNDLRQRKERMAATQHSSRQSSQTSRVARGTSRGARQMNALDSARSTTRGSRSVNTKDASSQIIVYEGRQSSKQVRDLSMAIAFAFENSGNLSSISGSSSNPLVNFFNRFGRRSSNSRKMEATGFYNHTSAGSFPNIHVNEISKGVHKLNQILSACSNGLNLDRNSIEIGRELLKGAIDLEESLRMLVSLQDASEYTNSSQRKGRIKLLGEDGDEDEDEDDDNGKRVVQWELDRPRFSFDRASGKSRVVQGGTRQQPLALPYRQTSEQSIITHSQLLPHTRSNSYVEDYSVVSLSKPTPEKGRISNVIAKLMGLEEAPLKEGSVGGKNVSNESAKQKKSMTRETRNNGSDLSTNKLLPRRDPKQQIKPEKSHETKDGASKMVNPERNQLRKDLKMQAVSMEPASIMIKKQQSQTNHVDGVTSFKDNTRKPTHGEDKRALKSTMLKAEGKTSNRIEQVVSANSVEKRNANNYVPKNQEQVAKRPDRTEDKNSVEYKPQQLQKHNLVAKIHEGQQVEHINASKSKRSAATNQQKKLPCEKSTPGDGRSTKVPVRDSVHRRHQDADLTIDNSQNTAINQENPQTQRQSQDLSKTESGIEEGSSRLLAEEKPPKASATQKRTVTRKVQRREIPEKIEVLATRRNSIGTAKRPNNILRGLKQQIQNKSRAFQKTEEPSDRKVKQEEKVINASEIVAEPVKPDVKIETGDDQAIVLNSTAANESQIDKRQNKLNLNNSLVDDLKEEEQPRTLKVEEEQNEGVQSLESTERDLLQHEQSNRQEQLTEQEKHLKETVIKSQMFLSTAEALFKLNIPLSFLHAADHENEVSGKKLVLLDSANEVMRRKARRHESMYNPYMKTGMSNVKIRSLDDLVRQLCKNLELLKCYGMSGSDECDVAAGLHRMLNKDIYNEDPDVNCMWDFEWSRMMSIFPERETVVKDVERQMLNGLLDEIASDLLLGI; from the exons ATGAGCAACATGACGACGAAACCAGATTTCGCGCAGAAACTGCTGAATGATCTGCGCCAGCGCAAGGAAAGGATGGCCGCCACTCAGCACTCAAGCCGACAGTCGAGCCAAACGTCTAGAG TTGCTCGTGGGACATCAAGGGGCGCTCGACAAATGAATGCCCTAGATTCC GCTCGTTCTACAACGAGAGGCAGCAGATCAGTGAACACGAAGGACGCATCGAGCCAGATCATTGTGTACGAGGGCAGGCAAAGCTCTAAGCAAGTCAGAGATCTGTCGATGGCCATAGCTTTCGCCTTTGAAAACAGTGGAAATCTCAGTAGCATTAGCGGGTCCAGTAGCAATCCACTAGTAAATTTCTTCAACAGATTTGGTCGAAGATCATCGAACTCGAGGAAAATGGAGGCTACCGGCTTCTACAATCATACATCAGCTGGTTCGTTTCCTAACATCCATGTGAATGAAATATCGAAAGGAGTTCACAAGCTCAACCAGATTCTAAGCGCATGCTCCAACGGCCTTAACTTGGACAGAAACTCGATTGAGATTGGGAGAGAGCTGCTGAAAGGTGCTATCGATTTGGAAGAGTCCCTGAGAATGCTCGTGAGCTTACAGGACGCTTCAGAGTACACTAATAGTTCACAGAGGAAAGGCCGTATAAAGTTATTGGGAGAGGATGGGGacgaggatgaggatgaggatgatgaCAACGGGAAAAGAGTCGTGCAGTGGGAGCTGGATCGGCCTAGATTCTCCTTTGATAGAGCCTCAGGGAAGTCCCGAGTGGTCCAGGGTGGAACGAGACAGCAACCGCTAGCTCTACCATATAGACAAACGTCGGAACAATCTATTATCACCCACTCGCAGCTGCTTCCTCACACGAGGTCTAATAGCTATGTCGAGGATTACAGTGTCGTAAGTTTATCAAAGCCTACACCAGAGAAGGGAAGGATTTCGAATGTGATAGCTAAACTTATGGGGCTCGAAGAAGCTCCTCTGAAGGAGGGCTCGGTAGGAGGGAAAAATGTCTCGAACGAAAGTGCCAAGCAGAAAAAATCCATGACTAGAGAGACTAGGAACAATGGATCTGATCTTAGCACCAACAAGTTGCTTCCAAGAAGAGACCCCAAGCAACAGATCAAACCCGAAAAGAGCCATGAAACAAAGGATGGCGCCTCTAAAATGGTGAATCCCGAGAGGAACCAGCTGCGTAAAGACTTGAAAATGCAAGCAGTGAGCATGGAGCCAGCAAGCATCATGATAAAGAAACAACAAAGCCAGACTAATCATGTCGATGGAGTCACGAGCTTCAAAGACAACACGAGGAAACCAACTCATGGAGAGGACAAAAGGGCACTGAAAAGCACAATGCTGAAAGCAGAAGGCAAAACAAGCAATAGGATTGAGCAAGTGGTAAGTGCAAATTCAGTAGAAAAGAGGAATGCGAATAACTATGTTCCGAAAAATCAAGAACAAGTCGCTAAAAGACCTGATCGCACTGAAGACAAGAACTCGGTCGAGTATAAACCACAGCAGCTTCAGAAACATAATTTGGTGGCAAAAATCCACGAGGGCCAACAAGTGGAACACATAAATGCCTCAAAATCCAAGAGAAGTGCAGCCACGAATCAGCAGAAGAAGCTACCATGCGAAAAATCCACTCCTGGTGATGGGAGATCAACGAAAGTTCCCGTGAGAGACTCTGTTCACAGACGACATCAAGATGCTGACCTCACGATTGATAACTCGCAGAATACTGCAATCAATCAAGAAAATCCTCAAACACAGAGGCAAAGTCAGGATTTATCTAAAACCGAAAGCGGTATAGAAGAGGGGAGCAGTCGACTGCTTGCAGAAGAGAAGCCACCCAAGGCCTCAGCCACACAGAAGAGAACTGTTACCAGGAAAGTTCAGAGAAGAGAGATTCCTGAAAAGATAGAAGTACTTGCGACTAGAAGAAATTCTATTGGTACTGCAAAAAGACCAAACAACATTTTGAGAGGTCTGAAACAGCAGATTCAAAACAAAAGCCGCGCATTCCAAAAAACAGAGGAACCAAGTGATCGCAAGGTCAAACAAGAAGAAAAAGTCATCAACGCATCAGAAATAGTAGCTGAACCAGTGAAGCCGGATGTAAAGATAGAAACTGGAGATGATCAGGCGATCGTACTAAACAGCACTGCAGCAAATGAATCCCAAATTGACAAGAGACAGAACAAACTCAACCTCAACAAC AGTTTAGTGGATGATCTCAAGGAGGAGGAACAGCCTCGTACACTTAAGGTTGAAGAAGAACAAAACGAAGGTGTTCAAAGCTTAG AGAGCACTGAACGAGATCTTCTTCAACACGAGCAATCGAATAGACAAGAGCAACTGACAGAACAGGAAAAACACCTCAAGGAGACAGTGATAAAAAGCCAGATGTTTCTCAGCACAGCAGAGGCTCTCTTCAAGCTCAACATACCTCTCAGCTTCCTCCACGCCGCTGATCATGAAAACGAAGTGTCGGGCAAGAAGCTCGTGCTGCTGGACTCCGCGAACGAAGTGATGAGGAGAAAAGCAAGGCGGCATGAATCCATGTATAACCCCTACATGAAGACTGGCATGAGTAATGTGAAGATAAGGTCATTGGATGATTTGGTGAGGCAACTCTGCAAGAACTTGGAGTTACTGAAGTGCTATGGCATGAGTGGGAGTGATGAGTGTGATGTAGCAGCTGGACTGCATAGAATGCTCAACAAGGACATTTACAATGAGGATCCTGATGTGAATTGCATGTGGGATTTTGAATGGAGCAGAATGATGTCCATATTTCCTGAAAGGGAAACTGTGGTGAAAGATGTGGAAAGACAGATGCTGAATGGATTGCTTGATGAGATAGCCAGTGATCTTTTGTTAGGTATATAA
- the LOC121781114 gene encoding uncharacterized protein LOC121781114 isoform X2: MNALDSARSTTRGSRSVNTKDASSQIIVYEGRQSSKQVRDLSMAIAFAFENSGNLSSISGSSSNPLVNFFNRFGRRSSNSRKMEATGFYNHTSAGSFPNIHVNEISKGVHKLNQILSACSNGLNLDRNSIEIGRELLKGAIDLEESLRMLVSLQDASEYTNSSQRKGRIKLLGEDGDEDEDEDDDNGKRVVQWELDRPRFSFDRASGKSRVVQGGTRQQPLALPYRQTSEQSIITHSQLLPHTRSNSYVEDYSVVSLSKPTPEKGRISNVIAKLMGLEEAPLKEGSVGGKNVSNESAKQKKSMTRETRNNGSDLSTNKLLPRRDPKQQIKPEKSHETKDGASKMVNPERNQLRKDLKMQAVSMEPASIMIKKQQSQTNHVDGVTSFKDNTRKPTHGEDKRALKSTMLKAEGKTSNRIEQVVSANSVEKRNANNYVPKNQEQVAKRPDRTEDKNSVEYKPQQLQKHNLVAKIHEGQQVEHINASKSKRSAATNQQKKLPCEKSTPGDGRSTKVPVRDSVHRRHQDADLTIDNSQNTAINQENPQTQRQSQDLSKTESGIEEGSSRLLAEEKPPKASATQKRTVTRKVQRREIPEKIEVLATRRNSIGTAKRPNNILRGLKQQIQNKSRAFQKTEEPSDRKVKQEEKVINASEIVAEPVKPDVKIETGDDQAIVLNSTAANESQIDKRQNKLNLNNSLVDDLKEEEQPRTLKVEEEQNEGVQSLESTERDLLQHEQSNRQEQLTEQEKHLKETVIKSQMFLSTAEALFKLNIPLSFLHAADHENEVSGKKLVLLDSANEVMRRKARRHESMYNPYMKTGMSNVKIRSLDDLVRQLCKNLELLKCYGMSGSDECDVAAGLHRMLNKDIYNEDPDVNCMWDFEWSRMMSIFPERETVVKDVERQMLNGLLDEIASDLLLGI, from the exons ATGAATGCCCTAGATTCC GCTCGTTCTACAACGAGAGGCAGCAGATCAGTGAACACGAAGGACGCATCGAGCCAGATCATTGTGTACGAGGGCAGGCAAAGCTCTAAGCAAGTCAGAGATCTGTCGATGGCCATAGCTTTCGCCTTTGAAAACAGTGGAAATCTCAGTAGCATTAGCGGGTCCAGTAGCAATCCACTAGTAAATTTCTTCAACAGATTTGGTCGAAGATCATCGAACTCGAGGAAAATGGAGGCTACCGGCTTCTACAATCATACATCAGCTGGTTCGTTTCCTAACATCCATGTGAATGAAATATCGAAAGGAGTTCACAAGCTCAACCAGATTCTAAGCGCATGCTCCAACGGCCTTAACTTGGACAGAAACTCGATTGAGATTGGGAGAGAGCTGCTGAAAGGTGCTATCGATTTGGAAGAGTCCCTGAGAATGCTCGTGAGCTTACAGGACGCTTCAGAGTACACTAATAGTTCACAGAGGAAAGGCCGTATAAAGTTATTGGGAGAGGATGGGGacgaggatgaggatgaggatgatgaCAACGGGAAAAGAGTCGTGCAGTGGGAGCTGGATCGGCCTAGATTCTCCTTTGATAGAGCCTCAGGGAAGTCCCGAGTGGTCCAGGGTGGAACGAGACAGCAACCGCTAGCTCTACCATATAGACAAACGTCGGAACAATCTATTATCACCCACTCGCAGCTGCTTCCTCACACGAGGTCTAATAGCTATGTCGAGGATTACAGTGTCGTAAGTTTATCAAAGCCTACACCAGAGAAGGGAAGGATTTCGAATGTGATAGCTAAACTTATGGGGCTCGAAGAAGCTCCTCTGAAGGAGGGCTCGGTAGGAGGGAAAAATGTCTCGAACGAAAGTGCCAAGCAGAAAAAATCCATGACTAGAGAGACTAGGAACAATGGATCTGATCTTAGCACCAACAAGTTGCTTCCAAGAAGAGACCCCAAGCAACAGATCAAACCCGAAAAGAGCCATGAAACAAAGGATGGCGCCTCTAAAATGGTGAATCCCGAGAGGAACCAGCTGCGTAAAGACTTGAAAATGCAAGCAGTGAGCATGGAGCCAGCAAGCATCATGATAAAGAAACAACAAAGCCAGACTAATCATGTCGATGGAGTCACGAGCTTCAAAGACAACACGAGGAAACCAACTCATGGAGAGGACAAAAGGGCACTGAAAAGCACAATGCTGAAAGCAGAAGGCAAAACAAGCAATAGGATTGAGCAAGTGGTAAGTGCAAATTCAGTAGAAAAGAGGAATGCGAATAACTATGTTCCGAAAAATCAAGAACAAGTCGCTAAAAGACCTGATCGCACTGAAGACAAGAACTCGGTCGAGTATAAACCACAGCAGCTTCAGAAACATAATTTGGTGGCAAAAATCCACGAGGGCCAACAAGTGGAACACATAAATGCCTCAAAATCCAAGAGAAGTGCAGCCACGAATCAGCAGAAGAAGCTACCATGCGAAAAATCCACTCCTGGTGATGGGAGATCAACGAAAGTTCCCGTGAGAGACTCTGTTCACAGACGACATCAAGATGCTGACCTCACGATTGATAACTCGCAGAATACTGCAATCAATCAAGAAAATCCTCAAACACAGAGGCAAAGTCAGGATTTATCTAAAACCGAAAGCGGTATAGAAGAGGGGAGCAGTCGACTGCTTGCAGAAGAGAAGCCACCCAAGGCCTCAGCCACACAGAAGAGAACTGTTACCAGGAAAGTTCAGAGAAGAGAGATTCCTGAAAAGATAGAAGTACTTGCGACTAGAAGAAATTCTATTGGTACTGCAAAAAGACCAAACAACATTTTGAGAGGTCTGAAACAGCAGATTCAAAACAAAAGCCGCGCATTCCAAAAAACAGAGGAACCAAGTGATCGCAAGGTCAAACAAGAAGAAAAAGTCATCAACGCATCAGAAATAGTAGCTGAACCAGTGAAGCCGGATGTAAAGATAGAAACTGGAGATGATCAGGCGATCGTACTAAACAGCACTGCAGCAAATGAATCCCAAATTGACAAGAGACAGAACAAACTCAACCTCAACAAC AGTTTAGTGGATGATCTCAAGGAGGAGGAACAGCCTCGTACACTTAAGGTTGAAGAAGAACAAAACGAAGGTGTTCAAAGCTTAG AGAGCACTGAACGAGATCTTCTTCAACACGAGCAATCGAATAGACAAGAGCAACTGACAGAACAGGAAAAACACCTCAAGGAGACAGTGATAAAAAGCCAGATGTTTCTCAGCACAGCAGAGGCTCTCTTCAAGCTCAACATACCTCTCAGCTTCCTCCACGCCGCTGATCATGAAAACGAAGTGTCGGGCAAGAAGCTCGTGCTGCTGGACTCCGCGAACGAAGTGATGAGGAGAAAAGCAAGGCGGCATGAATCCATGTATAACCCCTACATGAAGACTGGCATGAGTAATGTGAAGATAAGGTCATTGGATGATTTGGTGAGGCAACTCTGCAAGAACTTGGAGTTACTGAAGTGCTATGGCATGAGTGGGAGTGATGAGTGTGATGTAGCAGCTGGACTGCATAGAATGCTCAACAAGGACATTTACAATGAGGATCCTGATGTGAATTGCATGTGGGATTTTGAATGGAGCAGAATGATGTCCATATTTCCTGAAAGGGAAACTGTGGTGAAAGATGTGGAAAGACAGATGCTGAATGGATTGCTTGATGAGATAGCCAGTGATCTTTTGTTAGGTATATAA